A window of Numenius arquata chromosome 6, bNumArq3.hap1.1, whole genome shotgun sequence contains these coding sequences:
- the LOC141465230 gene encoding cytosolic phospholipase A2 epsilon-like — MGLFYSKSQTEPSPCNLLTVKIIRMKNARKADLFSQTDCYVSLSLPAASPETVRTKTIKNCKDPVWNETFCFRIQSQVKNILELKVYDENAVTKDDLLFTVLFDVAKIQLGETVRLTFQLNPKTEELLEVEFASESIPVPPEKLVTNGVLVSREISCLEVLVGNRRTKKEPSEKDFLFSVKGSYEESQTLSLGSSWRPMETLDFHYIKYSLSELRVALAEKKPHFCSCTSGEEKKDCHASLTIPLDSLPFNEKVAVAKDETINLHVKSNDWSRNLDVRLEFDLCMEEKNFLQKRRKFVASALKKALHLEQDLQDHEVPVVAVMTTGGGTRALTSLLGNLLGLQKLDLLDAISYITGSSGSTWALSHLYQSPDWSHKDLSGPIREVRRHMTKCKLSCFSLESLKYYDKELKLRKQEGYQISSIDFWGLLLEKALSDGKNNHKLSDERQALNEGQNPLPIYMILNIKEDYSLSEFKEWVEFTPYEVGFLKYGAFIRAEDFGSEFFMGRLMKKLPESRICFMKGLWSNVFSYNLLDAWHSSDPTERCSLRCTQHRTLDVEGDEPSPPARSHELETYLVTPECGIMGIIRQVLTERVMVSKFYNFLKAFQMHNEYLQSKSFCIWKDTVLENFPNQLTETAEFMCLADTAGYIDISYPPLMRPERKVDVVLHLNYSSGSQTSPLEEASKYFLKQGIPFPKIHLSEEEKKNLKECYIFEDTETPEVPTVVFFPLVNDTFRKYKESGVERSPAEMAQGNVDVSSIFSPYCLNSFTYTEEEFDKLVELTSYNIQNNKHLILQALNSAIEQKRQHKK; from the exons TCAGTCAAACTGATTGCTACGTAAGCCTGTCCTTGCCCGCTGCTTCCCCTGAGACTGTCCGGACCAAAACCATCAAGAACTGCAAAGATCCGGTGTGGaatgaaacattttgcttcaGGATCCAGAGCCAAGTAAAA AATATTCTTGAGTTGAAAGTCTACGATGAAAATGCAGTCACTAAAGATGACCTCCTCTTCACTGTCCTCTTTGATGTTGCTAAAATCCAGCTTGGAGAAACTGTTCGCTTGACGTTTCAGCTAAATCCAAAG ACAGAGGAGTTGCTGGAGGTTGAGTTTGCATCGGAAAGCAT tCCAGTCCCTCCTGAAAAGCTTGTCACTAATGGTGTATTGGTG TCTCGTGAAATTTCCTGCTTGGAAGTCCTAGTGGGCAATAGACGGACAAAGAAAGAACCTTCAG aaaaaGACTTCCTATTTTCAGTTAAGGGATCCTATGAAGAGAGCCAGACCCTGTCACTGGGCTCCTCCTGGCGACCCATGGAGACCCTGGACTTTCATTACATCAAGTACAGCCTGTCGGAGCTGCGTGTGGCTCTAGCAGAGAAGAAGCCTCATTTCTGCTCG tgtaccTCAGGTGAAGAGAAAAAAGACTGCCATGCATCCCTCACTATTCCTCTGGATTCACTTCCCTTCAACGAGAAAGTAGCAGTAGCAAAG gatGAAACAATCAATTTACATGTGAAGTCAAATGACTG GTCAAGAAACTTAGATGTTCGCTTGGAGTTTGATCTGTGTATGGAGGAGAAAAATTTCCTACAGAAACGGAGGAAGTTTGTGGCTTCTGCTCTGAAAAAGGCACTTCATTTAGAGCAAGACCTACAGGACCATGAG GTACCAGTTGTAGCAGTCATGACAACAGGAGGTGGCACCCGGGCACTGACGTCTCTGTTAGGAAACCTGTTGGGTCTTCAGAAGCTGGATCTCTTAGATGCAATTTCATACATTACTGGGTCATCTGGTTCAACATG ggCCTTGTCACATCTGTATCAGAGCCCTGACTGGTCACACAAGGATTTGTCCGGACCGATTCGTGAAGTCCGCAGGCATATGACCAAGTGCAAGCTAAGCTGCTTTTCCCTGGAGAGCTTGAAGTACTATGACAAGGAGCTAAAACTGCGGAAGCAAGAGGGATACCAGATCTCTAGCATTGATTTTTGGGGCCTTCTGCTGGAAAAAGCACTAAGTGATGGG aaaaacaaccacaaactcTCAGATGAGCGACAGGCGCTGAATGAGGGTCAGAATCCCCTACCTATCTACATGATCCTTAACATCAAAGAAGACTACAGCCTTTCAGAGTTCAAAG AGTGGGTGGAGTTCACCCCTTATGAGGTCGGCTTCTTAAAATACGGCGCCTTCATTCGTGCAGAGGATTTTGGCAGCGAGTTCTTCATGGGTCGCCTGATGAAGAAGCTCCCTGAATCCCGCATCTGTTTCATGAAAG GTCTGTGGAGCAACGTCTTTTCCTACAACCTCTTGGATGCCTGGCATTCGTCAGATCCTACAGAAAGGTGCTCGCTGAGGTGTACCCAACACAGGACTCTTGATGTTG AAGGAGATGAGCCTTCCCCACCAGCCAGGAGCCATGAGTTGGAGACTTACTTAGTCACCCCCGAATGTGGCATCATGGGCATCATTCGGCAGGTCCTGACTGAGCGGGTGATGGTTTCAAAGTTCTACAACTTTCTGAAGGCGTTCCAAATGCACAATGAATACCTTCAGAGCAAAAGCTTCTGTATATGGAAAG ATACTGTGCTAGAGAATTTCCCCAACCAGCTGACAGAAACAGCAGAGTTCATGTGCCTGGCAGACACGGCGGGATACATCGATATCAGCTACCCACCACTCATGAGGCCGGAGAGGAAAGTGGATGTTGTCCTACACTTAAACTACTCTTCTGGATCACAGACATCG CCTTTGGAAGAAGCCTCCAAGTACTTCTTAAAGCAGGGAATCCCATTTCCCAAAATCCACCTgagtgaagaagaaaagaagaatctaAAGGAGTGCTACATCTTTGAAGACACAGAGACCCCAGAGGTGCCGACAGTGGTGTTTTTCCCGCTAGTGAATGACACTTTCAGAAAATACAAAGAGTCTG GTGTGGAGCGGAGCCCTGCTGAGATGGCACAGGGCAACGTGGATGTTTCCAGCATTTTTTCCCCGTACTGCTTAAACAGCTTTACCTACACAGAGGAGGAGTTCGACAAGCTAGTAGAACTGACCAGCTACAACATTCAGAACAACAAACATCTGATCCTTCAGGCTTTGAATTCAGCCATAGAGCAGAAACGAcagcataaaaaataa